A DNA window from Aspergillus nidulans FGSC A4 chromosome V contains the following coding sequences:
- the gua1 gene encoding GMP synthase (glutamine-hydrolyzing) (transcript_id=CADANIAT00003513) has translation MADTIPHNTFDTILVLDFGSQYTHLITRRLREINVYSEMLPCTQKLADLGWKPKGIILSGGPYSVYEEGAPHADPAFFELGVPILGICYGLQELAHRLHADNVVAGTAREYGHADLKATKFGGHVDKLFENIEGDMTVWMSHGDKLRNLPEGFHTIGTTQNSEYAAIAHKSDPIYGIQFHPEVTHTPQGGQLLKNFAVGICGAEQKWTMAEFIGQEIQRIRSLVGPDGQVLGAVSGGVDSTVAAKLMTEAIGDRFHAVLVDNGCMRLNECEKVQEVLQEQLGINLTVVDAGEQFLAGLKGVHDPEQKRKFIGGKFIDVFEDEARKIEAKSNGKVEWFLQGTLYPDVIESISFKGPSQTIKTHHNVGGIAERLMRGHGLKLIEPLRELFKDEVRELGRQLGISPELVGRHPFPGPGIAIRVLGEVTREKVEMARQADHIFISMIREAGIYDEIGQAYAALDPSRAVGVMGDKRVYANIILLRAISTKDFMTATPYPFSYEFLSKVSTRIVNEVAGVCRVCYDYTSKPPGTIEME, from the exons atggccgacaCAATCCCTCACAACACCTTCGACACGATTCTCGTGTTGGACTTCGGGTCCCAATA CACCCACCTCATCACCCGCCGCCTTCGCGAAATCAATGTCTACTCCGAAATGCTCCCGTGCACCCAGAAACTTGCCGACCTAGGCTGGAAGCCCAAGGGTATCATTCTTTCAGGCGGCCCATACTCCGTCTACGAAGAGGGTGCACCCCACGCCGACCCGGCGTTCTTCGAGCTTGGCGTCCCAATCCTGGGTATCTGCTACGGTCTCCAAGAGCTCGCCCACCGCCTGCACGCGGATAACGTCGTTGCCGGAACCGCGAGGGAATACGGCCATGCTGATCTGAAGGCCACCAAGTTTGGCGGTCACGTTGACAAGCTCTTCGAGAATATTGAGGGCGATATGACCGTTTGGATGTCGCACGGTGACAAGCTCCGCAACTTGCCCGAGGGCTTTCACACCATCGGTACTACGCAGAACTCGGAGTACGCGGCCATTGCGCACAAGTCGGATCCTATATATGGCATTCAGTTTCACCCAGAGGTCACAC ACACTCCTCAAGGTggacagctgctgaagaacttcGCTGTGGGCATCTGCGGCGCTGAGCAGAAGTGGACGATGGCGGAATTCATTGGTCAGGAGATTCAGCGCATTCGTTCTCTCGTTGGCCCTGATGGCCAGGTGCTCGGTGCTGTCAGCGGCGGCGTCGACTCGACCGTTGCCGCGAAGCTGATGACAGAGGCCATTGGCGACCGATTCCACGCCGTTCTCGTCGACAACGGCTGCATGCGATTGAACGAGTGCGAGAAGGTCCAGGAGGTTCTCCAGGAGCAGCTTGGAATCAACCTGACGGTCGTTGACGCCGGTGAGCAATTCCTCGCTGGTTTGAAGGGCGTGCACGACCCCGAACAGAAGCGCAAGTTCATCGGCGGCAAGTTCATCGACGTTTTCGAGGATGAGGCGCGCAAGATTGAGGCCAAGAGCAACGGAAAGGTCGAGTGGTTCCTCCAGGGTACCCTCTATCCTG ACGTGATTGAAAGTATCTCTTTCAAGGGCCCCTCCCAAACTATCAAGACTCACCACAACGTTGGCGGCATTGCCGAGCGCCTCATGCGCGGCCACGGCCTCAAGCTTATTGAGCCCCTCCGTGAACTCTTCAAGGACGAAGTCCGCGAGCTCGGCCGCCAACTCGGCATCTCTCCGGAGCTTGTCGGTCGTCACCCTTTCCCTG GCCCGGGCATCGCCATCCGTGTCCTTGGCGAAGTTACTCGCGAAAAAGTTGAAATGGCTCGCCAGGCCGACCACATTTTCATCTCCATGATCCGCGAAGCGGGCATCTACGACGAGATCGGCCAGGCTTATGCGGCACTCGATCCCTCCCGCGCCGTCGGCGTCATGGGCGACAAGCGCGTCTACGCGAACATTATCCTGCTCCGTGCAATCTCCACGAAGGACTTCATGACTGCCACCCCGTACCCATTCTCGTACGAGTTCTTGTCCAAGGTGTCGACAAGAATCGTCAATGAGGTTGCGGGCGTTTGCCGCGTTTGCTACGATTACACGAGTAAACCGCCTGGGACTATCGAGATGGAATAG
- a CDS encoding protein phoW (transcript_id=CADANIAT00003509) has product MSAVAPSAVSAQGHSARQSARQTRTNPSRTSKTLGRSSFAYGHSSMVDSVSSPVPHGFYPALTHFTDAITALPREFRRHNSLLKEVDAKAWALEDNLLQLLKAASESQPTPYPPNPAPIIEGVVREDLLPADSSRPPESSESKNRRALFDRVRHTLSDLMMTADEKNHVISNANDELDRQLMRLDSIFPFIAGEISEEARLGSLTHWAYSNRNAPKTATNERPRREAASNKDLAHALHEAEAASRSEARREAVLARRQRRAHADSDMEEARAVGSRKGQNNKNRAIGGDHGHGQAGTAGSSQTKRRKVERPGTAEAGATMERSASGAGASGRAVSKDAVDATKKRSRAPNANAAARKRNNTGVASADSPVIPASPLIGTAPAANISRSAASPGPASRPQSSRTQQGATQANSRQRPSSSASNRVPSSGKTTDNKAQSKETPSRTELVPVSDLQRDISEAIDPLDSSIMHTQREDIDRKLAESVERIETPAPVSTSAPKGRSSKNSTPVLASAEPVQQRTRPTRSSDPAPKRSHKKIGNNSSIVQPPPVSDPEESLHEGDDEDEEGEPRYCYCNEISFGEMVACDNDACPREWFHLSCVGLTKPPGRNVKCTTFAQPVWSKYTHSLTTRCLLEPVPKPEGPAFVLDPALPLAAALAAAASLSNLLLKPSNRASFLPLLAENTTPSSPTTQPGTLHPELPLPAARGNTSALHATPTIQPIADGRSMYGNCDNESCAAISVSGENLCAAFRGWEDGEIGVGVDVDVDVEIVYRYVEGMEAWYCANKANIVAVGPEAKEGWVTSMRTYSNLPSTPPPLNNPAMINEQRGEQGLRRVCEPGSLPYQAAPELPVGKEMGGDVNGGEMFDVEDGERD; this is encoded by the exons ATGTCTGCAGTCGCTCCGTCGGCCGTCAGCGCCCAAGGTCACAGTGCTCGTCAGTCCGCGCGCCAAACGAGGACAAACCCCTCGCGCACATCCAAAACCCTTGGGCGCTCCTCCTTTGCCTATGGGCACTCATCAATGGTGGATTCTGTATCATCACCTGTTCCGCATGGCTTCTATCCAGCCCTGACCCATTTTACGGACGCCATAACCGCCCTTCCGCGCGAATTTCGACGGCATAATTCGCTACTGAAAGAGGTCGATGCTAAGGCTTGGGCTCTTGAGGATAATCTACTGCAGCTTTTGAAGGCTGCATCAGAGTCGCAGCCGACTCCATACCCGCCTAATCCTGCGCCTATCATCGAAGGAGTTGTCCGAGAGGATCTCTTACCTGCT GACTCTTCCCGTCCCCCCGAATCCTCGGAGAGCAAGAACCGCCGCGCCCTTTTCGATCGTGTTCGACATACCCTCTCCGATCTTATGATGACGGCTGATGAGAAAAACCATGTGATATCAAATGCAAACGATGAGCTTGACCGCCAACTTATGCGCTTGGACTCTATATTCCctttcattgctggcgaaATCAGTGAAGAGGCTCGCCTTGGTAGTCTCACTCACTGGGCTTACTCGAATCGGAATGCTCCCAAGACTGCCACGAACGAGCGACCCCGACGAGAAGCTGCGTCAAACAAGGATCTTGCGCATGCTTTGCACGAAGCAGAGGCCGCATCGCGAAGTGAGGCGAGACGGGAGGCCGTGTTGGCCCGCAGGCAACGTCGGGCGCATGCGGATTCGGATATGGAAGAAGCTCGGGCCGTTGGGTCTCGAAAGGGACAGAATAACAAAAATCGTGCTATCGGGGGTGATCATGGACATGGGCAAGCTGGCACGGCTGGTTCGAGCCAGACGAAACGCCGCAAGGTCGAACGGCCTGGTACTGCGGAGGCTGGCGCGACTATGGAACGGTCTGCTAGTGGTGCAGGAGCCTCTGGACGAGCAGTGTCGAAagatgctgttgatgcgACCAAGAAACGCTCACGGGCACCTAATGCCAACGCCGCCGCCCGGAAACG AAACAACACTGGAGTCGCCAGCGCGGACTCACCCGTCATTCCTGCTTCCCCGCTTATTGGGACTGCTCCCGCCGCGAATATCTCACGCAGTGCGGCCAGCCCAGGGCCTGCGTCTAGACCGCAATCCTCTCGAACACAGCAGGGTGCAACGCAGGCGAATTCTCGGCAAAGaccctcgtcttctgcgtcCAACCGTGTGCCTAGCTCAG GCAAAACTACTGATAACAAGGCGCAATCAAAAGAGACGCCGTCCAGAACAGAATTGGTCCCTGTCTCAGATCTACAGCGGGATATATCTGAAGCCATCGATCCGTTAGATTCCTCAATAATGCACACTCAAAGAGAAGATATCGACAGGAAGCTCGCCGAATCAGTCGAACGCATCGAAACACCCGCACCCGTCTCAACCAGTGCACCTAAAGGCCGGTCCTCCAAGAACTCGACTCCTGTACTCGCTTCCGCAGAACCAGTCCAGCAGCGCACGAGACCAACGCGGAGTTCAGACCCCGCGCCGAAACGCTCTCACAAGAAAATCGGCAACAATTCATCCATTGTGCAACCGCCACCAGTATCGGATCCGGAAGAGTCGCTTCACGAaggcgatgatgaggacgaggaaggcgagcCGCGGTACTGCTACTGTAACGAAATTAGCTTCGGCGAGATGGTCGCGTGTGACAACGATGCGTGTCCCCGCGAGTGGTTCCATCTGTCATGTGTTGGGCTCACGAAGCCGCCTGGACGGAATG TCAAATG CACAACATTCGCGCAGCCAGTCTGGTCCAAGTATACTCACTCCCTCACAACCCGCTGTCTACTGGAACCGGTGCCAAAACCAGAAGGCCCAGCATTCGTACTCGATCCTGCACTCCCacttgctgctgcgcttgcagcggcagcctcgCTTtccaacctccttctcaaacCCTCAAACCGGGCCTCATTTCTGCCACTTCTAGCAGAAAACACTACTCCTTCCTCCCCAACGACCCAGCCTGGAACCCTCCACCCGGAACTCCCACTCCCCGCCGCTAGAGGCAACACCTCTGCTCTCCATGCAACGCCTACAATCCAACCAATTGCGGACGGAAGAAGCATGTATGGGAATTGTGACAATGAGAGCTGCGCGGCGATTAG CGTTAGCGGGGAGAATTTGTGCGCTGCGTTTCGTGGCTGGGAAGACGGCGAAATAGGTGTGGGTGTAGACGTAGACGTAGACGTTGAGATCGTGTACCGGTATGTCGAGGGTATGGAGGCGTGGTACTGCGCCAACAAGGCGAATATAGTCGCTGTTGGGCCAGAGG CAAAGGAAGGATGGGTAACAAGTATGAGAACGTACAGCAACCTTCCGAGCACCCCACCCCCGCTCAACAACCCGGCAATGATAAACGAGCAGCGCGGCGAACAGGGCCTCCGTAGAGTTTGCGAACCCGGCAGCCTGCCATACCAGGCAGCGCCAGAACTGCCCGTAGGGAAAGAGATGGGGGGAGATGTAAATGGAGGCGAAATGTTTGATGTCGAAGATGGAGAGCGCGATTGA
- a CDS encoding GrpB family protein (transcript_id=CADANIAT00003512), which translates to MAQNPITHHIPYNPANVQIVSERPQKRIEIVEPDPAWPAAFAVIEARIKAALPQGNLLYIQHVGSTSVPNLPAKAVIDVDVVVVDPTAEESYVPALENAGFQFLLREPKWHEHRLFGCDEPYANIHVFAPDSPELVRHRLFRDWLRDPTHEADRELYAGVKRQAAVESREAGETVMQYNDRKEPVIRGILRKVYEAHGLLGDNPADI; encoded by the coding sequence ATGGCACAGAACCCTATAACTCACCACATCCCCTACAACCCCGCCAACGTCCAAATCGTCTCTGAACGCCCCCAGAAGCGCATCGAGATCGTCGAGCCGGACCCCGCCTGGCCCGCTGCTTTTGCCGTCATCGAGGCACGCATCAAAGCTGCTCTACCTCAAGGCAACCTTCTCTATATCCAACACGTCGGGAGCACCAGTGTTCCCAACCTCCCTGCAAAGGCTGTCATTGATGtggatgtggttgttgtCGATCCTACAGCGGAAGAATCCTACGTCCCCGCTCTCGAAAATGCAGGGTTTCAGTTTCTCCTCCGCGAGCCCAAGTGGCATGAGCACCGGCTGTTTGGATGCGACGAGCCTTATGCCAATATCCATGTTTTTGCGCCTGACAGTCCTGAGCTTGTGAGGCATAGGCTCTTTCGAGATTGGCTAAGGGATCCAACGCATGAAGCCGATAGGGAATTGTACGCCGGCGTGAAACGACAGGCAGCAGTAGAGAGCCGGGAGGCAGGGGAGACGGTCATGCAATATAATGATCGAAAGGAGCCTGTCATTCGAGGGATCTTGAGGAAGGTGTATGAGGCGCATGGATTGCTGGGGGATAACCCCGCGGATATATAA
- a CDS encoding alpha/beta hydrolase (transcript_id=CADANIAT00003514) — MGSNGNNGPAYAPEWQHFITELGDPLLMRGETVAELYENSNENIQKLLAKYDFPPTDKSVTTEDITLKNGVWVRIYTPPAADFNATMADSDSGKEEKITVFMHGGGWIMGSVDHEDSAVRQLCRAVGHKIVSVGYRLAPKHKYPVALDDCLQATLWTLENFASSAPSVSLMGGSAGANLAFGVALRLLDSGLGDKFKGVHALVPCVVHPEAVPEPKREQFTAYEENAEATVNTLACMRCFLDSYGPPPDDIYFSVLLHPRIGDLKRVYIVECGTDTLRDDARLMRDALIEKGVDVRYDAYPGLPHYFWSYPAKALEGVSGVFHANMYRALQWIHE; from the exons ATGGGATCGAATGGCAACAATGGGCCCGCCTATGCCCCCGAATGGCAGCAC TTCATCACTGAACTCGGCGATCCTCTCCTCATGCGCGGAGAAACTGTAGCGGAGCTATACGAAAACTCCAATGAAAATATTCAAAAACTGCTAGCTAAATACGACTTTCCACCAACTGATAAGTCAGTGACAACTGAGGACATCACGCTCAAAAACGGCGTCTGGGTACGCATCTACACGCCACCAGCGGCGGATTTCAATGCCACCATGGCAGACAGCGACagtgggaaagaagagaagattaCAGTATTCATGCACGGGGGCGGCTGGATTATGGGCAGCGTTGACCACGAAGACAGTGCCGTGCGGCAGCTTTGCAGAGCCGTCGGCCATAAGATTGTGAGCGTGGGATACCGACTTGCTCCAAAGCACAAATATCCTGTTGCGTTGGACGACTGTCTGCAAGCGACACTATGGACACTCGAGAATTTCGCCTCTAGTGCACCCTCCGTTTCGCTGATGGGAGGATCCGCTGGTGCGAACCTTGCATTCGGCGTCGCGCTGCGTCTCCTGGACTCCGGACTAGGCGATAAATTCAAGGGTGTGCATGCACTTGTTCCATGCGTCGTACATCCTGAGGCAGTTCCCGAGCCCAAAAGGGAGCAGTTCACAGCGTACGAGGAAAATGCAGAAGCCACGGTTAACACGCTAGCCTGTATGCGGTGTTTTCTGGATAGCTATGGCCCGCCGCCAGATGATATTTACTTCTCTGTTCTGTTGCATCCGCGGATCGGAGATTTGAAGAGGGTTTATATTGTTGAGTGCGGGACGGATACGTTGAGAGACGATGCGAGACTTATGAGGGATGCGCTTATCGAGAAGGGGGTCGATGTGAGGTATGATGCGTACCCGGGGCTTCCGCATTACTTCTGGAGTTATCCAGCGAAGGCTCTGGAAGGGGTGTCTGGGGTATTCCACGCGAATATGTATCGGGCGCTGCAGTGGATACATGAGTAG
- a CDS encoding Leucine Rich Repeat domain protein (transcript_id=CADANIAT00003511), which translates to MSAATTSPTISAHKASFSTGPPRNSSPTAQSRNSSRNSSCSSPNRDGSKASSRRESFGSIKEDTDGIAQSFVDTHLDRFHKDRSKLDSFEMQMQQAPEFCCPCGGFLGWKSIRLGGKSLSRSYSDLRALGNMSARGWAWEDTPTAPARAPETKQEKRPEPGSSLLERLPSEILDQIISHLALDVPPNGYTPRNVDLISCLLTSRTLHAATLSVLYRNMTFPHSIIFSKALNHMSQYPALGTLVRRLDFSHFTSVGLGRTKQMNSEIQNLTHKTLLQFLELLPNLKECLLQEHLEGDISVEVISKLFNGLPNLAAVDFCGSSSSHFSTVFQQALNSEPGLPLTLPNLRRVSFHECSGIPSSAFEVLLPRLVNLTHLDVSHTQVSEDALFSIPETARITHLGLSRCIRLGGPRVVEFLTTHPAVRDSLVYLNVMTDASRYRLLEEEDVKKLLPKLPTTLRSLNLGGARVTSEHTDALIPLTKHLEELGLSSADLSAQDLNRFFAPPPTSETSEVTSWVPSSLCYLDLTKVPQLSVGIVFNTNSCLLLTKQSYPLQVIEFSEKLITPLREKPKNTKTSPDWTVRELGRRGWYVRDPASMPDTPIDDGSRSWKMGARWWGMKKIPVAVGDVGGLYGHYMFKR; encoded by the exons ATGTCTGCCGCAACAACCTCTCCGACCATTTCTGCCCACAAGGCCTCTTTTTCAACTGGCCCTCCGAGAAACTCGTCTCCTACCGCTCAATCTCGCAACTCCTCTCGCAACTCGTCCTGCTCATCGCCCAACCGAGACGGATCCAAGGCCAGCAGCCGTCGCGAGTCGTTCGGTTCAATCAAAGAAGACACTGACG GGATTGCGCAATCGTTCGTTGATACACATCTCGACCGTTTTCACAAGGACCGCTCTAAGCTCGACAGCTTCGaaatgcagatgcagcaagCACCGGAATTCTGCTGCCCCTGCGGAGGGTTCCTAGGGTGGAAATCTATTCGTTTGGGTGGGAAGAGTCTCAGTAGAAGCTACAGCGATCTCCGCGCGCTTGGGAATATGAGCGCTCGCGGCTGGGCTTGGGAGGACACTCCCACTGCTCCTGCCCGGGCACCGGAGAcgaagcaagaaaagagacCAGAGCCGGGATCATCCTTGCTGGAGAGACTACCGTCGGAGATTCTAG ACCAAATCATCTCACATCTCGCTTTGGACGTTCCGCCAAACGGCTATACACCGCGAAATGTGGATTTGATTTCGTGTCTCCTCACTTCGAGGACATTGCATGCAGCCACTCTAAGCGTGCTGTATAGGAACATGACCTTCCCGCACTCCATCATCTTTTCCAAGGCTCTCAACCACATGTCCCAGTATCCTGCCCTGGGCACCCTAGTTCGTCGCCTCGACTTCTCTCACTTTACATCTGTGGGTCTCGGCCGTACGAAGCAGATGAATTCGGAGATTCAAAACTTGACACACAAAACACTTCTGCAATTCTTAGAGCTTTTGCCCAACCTCAAGGAATGCTTGCTACAAGAGCATCTCGAAGGAGACATTAGCGTAGAAGTGATTTCTAAGCTGTTCAACGGGCTTCCGAATCTGGCTGCCGTTGACTTCTGTGGTAGCTCCTCATCACACTTCTCGACTGTTTTCCAGCAGGCTTTGAACTCTGAACCTGGTCTTCCTTTGACCCTTCCAAATCTGCGACGAGTGTCGTTCCACGAATGCAGCGGCATCCCGTCTTCTGCCTTTGAAGTTCTCCTCCCACGATTGGTGAATCTGACTCACCTTGATGTTAGCCACACTCAGGTTAGTGAGGATGCGCTGTTTTCAATTCCGGAAACTGCCAGAATTACCCACCTTGGACTTTCACGCTGCATCCGCCTCGGCGGACCGCGGGTGGTGGAGTTTTTGACGACACATCCAGCTGTGCGCGACTCGCTGGTTTACCTCAACGTCATGACTGATGCATCGCGGTACCGActtctggaggaagaagatgtgaAGAAGCTGCTTCCAAAACTTCCAACCACTCTTCGCTCCCTCAACCTTGGAGGTGCAAGAGTCACCTCGGAACACACCGATGCTTTGATTCCTCTGACTAAGCacttggaagagctgggtTTGAGCTCTGCGGATCTGTCGGCACAGGACCTCAACCGCTTCTTTGCACCACCGCCCACTAGTGAAACATCTGAGGTGACATCCTGGGTGCCTTCTTCGCTTTGCTATCTTGATCTTACCAAAGTGCCTCAGCTCTCAGTGGGCATAGTGTTCAATACCAACTCCTGCCTACTGCTCACAAAGCAAAGCTATCCTCTTCAAGTTATCGAGTTCAGTGAAAAGCTGATCACTCCACTGCGTGAGAAGCCTAAGAACACCAAGACCTCCCCCGACTGGACAGTCCGCGAACTGGGCCGTCGCGGATGGTACGTGCGTGATCCCGCCTCGATGCCCGACACACCAATCGACGATGGCTCTCGTTCTTGGAAAATGGGCGCTAGATGGTGGGGAATGAAAAAGATTCCCGTTGCTGTCGGCGACGTCGGGGGTCTCTATGGACATTACATGTTCAAGCGATGA
- a CDS encoding TFIIH/NER complex subunit TFB1 (transcript_id=CADANIAT00003510), whose product MAPPSGSAAYKKKDGTLTMSADRQSVSWIPAAGGASGTITISVAQITNLQQTPASSPKVMLKIFALPSNNPSAAPEQYIFSFTAGATARAEADAIKDALSAAIQAAKTAQATPGPVAATGEGGGMSAAMAMASAVSSAGSGKHWWDDDKRLKTDVELQQSLLKADANLQRMFMESLHTKPETLSASQFMSQFWSTRLHLLRAHAIERSQTRGSYNVLSTLKPRTEDNVTKLNISKEQIQLIFNQHPLVKRVYDENVPKLSESQFWSRFFQSRLFKKLRGERISEADATDAILDKYLKADESGNLPRDIHMPHFLDLEGNEVNHSQRRGNRPDIDMRPSAVEKVPIIRTLNSLSEKIMANVAPADRVASAPVGKMDDGTYDELQLRDLRGDEEQSRILLNIRDQSRFFSAAKIAEDERNRQFEQQDPEQILQDLRTSIAQNFRDDGSAPLSQLVDPDEEEDAEDSKTSSRHYRHLASTQILNVIKDRRTQTQVASNSDTYGLTSALYDRLTLTHATTTEFLHQFWQAFLSGNPDRASEVASLVESLNRAMERINAVATDAEKERQVEVEKVKQHAREVLQATGKRLRVNLDSIPGGEQAVKRLLGPTIRALDTALMRYKEALAEEMKNIEPSNT is encoded by the exons ATGGCACCTCCGAGCGGGTCGGCGGCGTACAAGAAGAAAGACGGCACCCTGACGATGTCGGCGGATCGCCAGTCGGTTTCTTGGATTCCGGCAGCGGGTGGTGCTTCAGGAACGATAACAATTTCCGTGGCTCAGATTACCA ATCTACAACAGACCCCCGCGAGTAGTCCGAAAGTTATGTTGAAGATATTTGCCCTACCCTCGAACAATCCCTCTGCAGCTCCGGAACAGTACATTTTCTCATTTACCGCTGGCGCGACGGCCCGTGCAGAAGCGGACGCTATCAAAGATGCCCTCAGCGCCGCCATTCAAGCGGCCAAGACGGCCCAGGCGACTCCGGGTCCGGTTGCAGCAAccggcgaaggaggaggcatGTCGGCGGCTATGGCGATGGCAAGCGCGGTCTCATCAGCAGGATCAGGGAAGCACTGGTGGGACGATGATAAACGTTTAAAGACCGATGTGGAATTGCAGCAGTCGCTGCTGAAGGCGGATGCGAATCTACAGAGGATGTTTATGGAGTCTTTGCATACAAAACCGGAGACATTGTCGGCGAGCCAGTTCATGTCGCAATTCTGGTCTACGCGGCTCCATCTCTTACGCGCGCATGCTATTGAGCGATCGCAAACCCGAGGCTCTTACAATGTGTTGTCGACGCTAAAGCCACGGACGGAAGATAACGTGACAAAGTTGAATATCAGCAAGGAGCAGATACAACTGATTTTTAATCAGCACCCGCTCGTCAAACGGGTGTATGATGAGAACGTACCGAAGCTGAGTGAATCGCAGTTCTGGTCGCGGTTTTTCCAGAGCAGACTATTTAAGAAACTGCGGGGAGAACGTATATCTGAGGCAGATGCGACGGATGCTATATTGGATAAATATCTCAAAGCCGACGAGTCTGGGAATCTGCCGCGCGACATACACATGCCGCACTTCCTTGACTTAGAAGGAAACGAAGTGAATCACAGTCAACGCCGGGGTAATAGACCAGATATAGACATGCGGCCGTCCGCGGTGGAGAAGGTGCCAATTATTCGCACCCTGAATAGCCTGAGCGAGAAGATAATGGCGAATGTTGCGCCAGCGGATCGAGTGGCTTCGGCGCCAGTAGGTAAAATGGATGACGGGACATATGATGAGCTACAGCTGCGCGATCTACgcggagacgaagagcaaagcCGCATTCTACTGAACATACGAGATCAAAGCCGGTTCTTCTCAGCAGCTAAAATCGCAGAAGACGAACGCAATCGGCAATTTGAACAGCAAGATCCAGAACAGATACTGCAAGACCTGCGCACTAGTATTGCGCAAAACTTCCGCGACGATGGATCCGCGCCATTAAGTCAGCTTGTCGATcctgacgaagaggaggatgcagaggatTCGAAGACGAGCTCACGGCATTACCGCCACCTCGCTTCCACGCAAATCCTCAACGTGATCAAGGACAGGCGTACCCAGACACAGGTTGCGTCAAACTCAGACACATATGGACTGACGTCAGCTCTGTACGACCGCCTGACACTTACGCACGCGACCACCACGGAATTTCTGCATCAATTCTGGCAGGCATTTCTATCCGGCAATCCAGACCGTGCGAGCGAAGTAGCGTCACTAGTAGAATCACTCAATCGCGCCATGGAGCGTATCAACGCCGTTGCGACGGACGCAGAGAAAGAGCGTCAAGTTGAGGTGGAAAAGGTGAAGCAGCATGCGCGCGAGGTGTTACAGGCTACAGGGAAAAGGCTGCGTGTCAATCTGGATAGTATACCGGGTGGCGAGCAAGCGGTGAAACGTCTATTAGGGCCGACGATTCGGGCATTGGACACAGCCTTGATGCGGTATAAAGAGGCTttggctgaggagatgaAAAATATAGAACCTAGCAATACTTGA